The following are encoded in a window of Lates calcarifer isolate ASB-BC8 unplaced genomic scaffold, TLL_Latcal_v3 _unitig_5776_quiver_344, whole genome shotgun sequence genomic DNA:
- the LOC108876786 gene encoding cytochrome P450 26A1: MALSTLLATLLCTIVLPVLLFLVAVKLWEVYIIRSRDPSCRSPLPPGSMGLPFIGETLQLILQRRKFLRMKRQKYGYIYRTHLFGNPTVRVSGADNVRQILLGEHRLVSVQWPASVRTILGSDTLSNVHGALHKTKKKAIMRAFSREALELYIPVIQEEVQASVKGWLARDSCVLVYPEMKRLMFRIAMRILLGFEPEQIKTDEQQLVEAFEEMIKNLFSLPIDVPFSGLYRGLKARNFIHSKIEENIKKKVLESDGGSNHRDALQQLIDSSKKNGEPFSMQAIKESATELLFGGHETTASTATSLVMFLGLNPEVVDRLRQELVDKEEHGMDIRNLDIKSLEQLKYTGCVIKETLRINPPVPGGFRVALKTFELNGYQIPKGWNVIYSICDTHDVAEIFPNKEDFQPERFMTEISADSSRFQYIPFGGGSRMCVGKEFAKVLLKIFLVEVVTKCHWTLLNGLPTMKTGPTVYPVDNLPTKFTSYLQN; this comes from the exons ATGGCTCTGAGTACACTGCTGGCCACCTTACTGTGCACCATCGTGCTTCCCGTGCTCTTGTTTCTGGTGGCCGTGAAGCTATGGGAGGTTTACATTATCCGGAGCAGAGACCCGAGCTGCCGCAGCCCGCTGCCCCCCGGGTCCATGGGTTTACCTTTCATTGGAGAGACGCTGCAGCTCATCCTCCAG AGGAGAAAGTTTCTGCGGATGAAGCGGCAGAAGTACGGTTACATCTACCGCACACACCTCTTCGGGAACCCCACGGTGCGCGTGAGCGGAGCGGATAACGTCAGGCAGATTTTGCTGGGGGAGCACCGGCTGGTGTCTGTGCAGTGGCCCGCGTCTGTGCGCACCATCCTGGGCTCGGACACACTGTCTAATGTTCATGGAGCTCTGCACAAGACCAAGAAAAAG GCCATCATGCGGGCTTTCTCTAGGGAGGCTCTGGAGCTCTACATCCCTGTCATCCAGGAAGAGGTGCAGGCCTCTGTGAAGGGATGGCTGGCGAGGGACTCCTGCGTGCTCGTCTATCCAGAGATGAAGCGGCTCATGTTCCGCATAGCCATGAGGATCCTGCTGGGCTTTGAGCCAGAGCAAATCAAGACTGACGAGCAGCAACTAGTGGAAGCTTTTGAGGAAATGATCAAGAATCTGTTCTCTCTGCCCATTGATGTGCCCTTCAGCGGACTGTACAGA GGTCTGAAGGCGAGGAACTTCATCCATTCCAAGATTGAGGAAAACATTAAGAAGAAAGTGCTGGAGTCAGACGGGGGGTCTAATCACAGAGatgctctgcagcagctcataGACAGCAGCAAGAAGAATGGAGAGCCCTTTAGCATGCAG GCCATTAAGGAGTCTGCTACAGAGCTGTTGTTCGGGGGCCATGAAACCACAGCCAGCACGGCCACCTCTCTGGTCATGTTCCTGGGCCTAAACCCTGAAGTTGTGGACAGACTGAGGCAGGAACTAGTGGACAAG GAGGAGCATGGCATGGACATCCGGAATCTTGACATCAAGTCCTTGGAGCAGCTAAAATACACCGGCTGTGTAATTAAAGAGACTCTGAGAATCAACCCTCCTGTACCTGGAGGCTTCAGAGTGGCCCTCAAGACCTTTGAACTCAAT GGTTACCAAATTCCCAAGGGCTGGAACGTCATTTACAGTATCTGTGACACCCATGATGTTGCAGAAATCTTCCCCAACAAGGAAGACTTCCAGCCAGAGCGTTTCATGACTGAAATCTCAGCCGACTCCTCCAGGTTCCAGTACATTCCATTTGGAGGGGGCTCCAGGATGTGTGTGGGGAAGGAATTTGCCAAAGTCCTGCTGAAGATCTTCCTGGTGGAAGTGGTCACAAAGTGTCACTGGACTCTTTTAAATGGGCTACCCACCATGAAAACAGGACCTACTGTGTATCCTGTGGACAATCTTCCAACCAAGTTTACCAGCTATTTACAAAATTAA